A genomic stretch from Theropithecus gelada isolate Dixy chromosome 2, Tgel_1.0, whole genome shotgun sequence includes:
- the TRIM59 gene encoding tripartite motif-containing protein 59 isoform X4, producing MGQVIEFYNEMHNFEEELTCPICYSIFEDPRVLPCSHTFCRNCLENILQASGNFYIWRPLRIPLKCPNCRSIIEIAPTGIESLPVNFALRAIIEKYQQEDHPDIVTCPEHYRQPLNVYCLLDKKLVCGHCLTIGQHHGHPIDDLQSAYFKEKDTPQKLLEQLTDTHWTDLTHLIEKLEEQKSHSEKMVQGDKEVVLQYFKELNDTLEQKKKSFLTALCDVGNLINQEYTPQIERMKEIREQQLELMTLTTSLQEESALKFLEKVDDVRQRVEILKQRPLPEVQPVEIYPRVSQILKEEWSRTEIGQIKNVLIPKMKISPKRMPCSWSDKDEKEIEFFKILNIVVVTLISVILMSILFFNQHIITFLNEITLIWFSEASLSVYQSLSNNLHEVKNILCHIFYLLTEFMWKIVSH from the coding sequence GAAATGCACAATTTTGAGGAAGAGTTAACTTGTCCCATATGTTACAGTATTTTTGAAGATCCTCGTGTACTACCATGCTCTCATACATTTTGTAGAAATtgtttggaaaacattcttcaggcaTCTGGTAACTTTTACATATGGAGACCTTTACGAATTCCACTCAAGTGCCCTAATTGCAGAAGTATTATTGAAATTGCTCCAACTGGTATTGAATCTTTACCTGTTAATTTTGCATTAAGGGCTATTATTGAAAAATACCAGCAAGAAGACCATCCAGATATTGTCACCTGCCCTGAACATTACAGGCAACCATTAAATGTTTACTGTCTACTAGACAAAAAATTAGTTTGTGGTCATTGCCTTACCATAGGTCAACATCATGGTCATCCTATAGATGACCTTCAAAGTGCCTATTTCAAAGAAAAGGACACTCCTCAAAAACTGCTTGAACAGTTGACTGACACACACTGGACAGATCTTACCCATCTTATTGAAAAGCTGGAAGAACAAAAATCTCATTCTGAGAAGATGGTCCAAGGTGATAAGGAAGTCGTTCTCCAGTATTTTAAGGAGCTTAATGATAcattagaacagaaaaaaaaaagtttcctaacAGCTCTCTGTGATGTTGGCAATCTAATTAATCAAGAATATACTCCACAAattgaaagaatgaaggaaataagagagcAGCAGCTTGAATTAATGACACTGACAACATCTTTACAAGAAGAGTCTGCACTTAAATTTCTTGAAAAAGTTGATGATGTACGCCAGCGTGTAGAGATCTTGAAACAAAGACCACTTCCTGAGGTTCAACCTGTCGAGATTTATCCTCGAGTAAGCCAAATATTGAAAGAAGaatggagcagaacagaaatTGGACAAATTAAGAACGTTCTCATTCCCAAAATGAAAATTTCTCCAAAAAGGATGCCATGCTCCTGGTCTGATAAGGATGAAAaggaaattgaattttttaaaattttaaacattgttgTAGTTACATTAATTTCAGTGATACTGATGTCAATACTCTTTTTCAACCAACACATAATaacctttttaaatgaaatcactTTAATATGGTTTTCTGAAGCCTCTCTATCTGTTTACCAAAGTTTATCTAACAATCTGCATGAGGTAAAGAATATACTGTGtcacattttctatttgttgACGGAATTCATGTGGAAAATAGTTTCTCATTGA
- the TRIM59 gene encoding tripartite motif-containing protein 59 isoform X6: protein MHNFEEELTCPICYSIFEDPRVLPCSHTFCRNCLENILQASGNFYIWRPLRIPLKCPNCRSIIEIAPTGIESLPVNFALRAIIEKYQQEDHPDIVTCPEHYRQPLNVYCLLDKKLVCGHCLTIGQHHGHPIDDLQSAYFKEKDTPQKLLEQLTDTHWTDLTHLIEKLEEQKSHSEKMVQGDKEVVLQYFKELNDTLEQKKKSFLTALCDVGNLINQEYTPQIERMKEIREQQLELMTLTTSLQEESALKFLEKVDDVRQRVEILKQRPLPEVQPVEIYPRVSQILKEEWSRTEIGQIKNVLIPKMKISPKRMPCSWSDKDEKEIEFFKILNIVVVTLISVILMSILFFNQHIITFLNEITLIWFSEASLSVYQSLSNNLHEVKNILCHIFYLLTEFMWKIVSH from the coding sequence ATGCACAATTTTGAGGAAGAGTTAACTTGTCCCATATGTTACAGTATTTTTGAAGATCCTCGTGTACTACCATGCTCTCATACATTTTGTAGAAATtgtttggaaaacattcttcaggcaTCTGGTAACTTTTACATATGGAGACCTTTACGAATTCCACTCAAGTGCCCTAATTGCAGAAGTATTATTGAAATTGCTCCAACTGGTATTGAATCTTTACCTGTTAATTTTGCATTAAGGGCTATTATTGAAAAATACCAGCAAGAAGACCATCCAGATATTGTCACCTGCCCTGAACATTACAGGCAACCATTAAATGTTTACTGTCTACTAGACAAAAAATTAGTTTGTGGTCATTGCCTTACCATAGGTCAACATCATGGTCATCCTATAGATGACCTTCAAAGTGCCTATTTCAAAGAAAAGGACACTCCTCAAAAACTGCTTGAACAGTTGACTGACACACACTGGACAGATCTTACCCATCTTATTGAAAAGCTGGAAGAACAAAAATCTCATTCTGAGAAGATGGTCCAAGGTGATAAGGAAGTCGTTCTCCAGTATTTTAAGGAGCTTAATGATAcattagaacagaaaaaaaaaagtttcctaacAGCTCTCTGTGATGTTGGCAATCTAATTAATCAAGAATATACTCCACAAattgaaagaatgaaggaaataagagagcAGCAGCTTGAATTAATGACACTGACAACATCTTTACAAGAAGAGTCTGCACTTAAATTTCTTGAAAAAGTTGATGATGTACGCCAGCGTGTAGAGATCTTGAAACAAAGACCACTTCCTGAGGTTCAACCTGTCGAGATTTATCCTCGAGTAAGCCAAATATTGAAAGAAGaatggagcagaacagaaatTGGACAAATTAAGAACGTTCTCATTCCCAAAATGAAAATTTCTCCAAAAAGGATGCCATGCTCCTGGTCTGATAAGGATGAAAaggaaattgaattttttaaaattttaaacattgttgTAGTTACATTAATTTCAGTGATACTGATGTCAATACTCTTTTTCAACCAACACATAATaacctttttaaatgaaatcactTTAATATGGTTTTCTGAAGCCTCTCTATCTGTTTACCAAAGTTTATCTAACAATCTGCATGAGGTAAAGAATATACTGTGtcacattttctatttgttgACGGAATTCATGTGGAAAATAGTTTCTCATTGA
- the TRIM59 gene encoding tripartite motif-containing protein 59 isoform X5: MVQPSLEMHNFEEELTCPICYSIFEDPRVLPCSHTFCRNCLENILQASGNFYIWRPLRIPLKCPNCRSIIEIAPTGIESLPVNFALRAIIEKYQQEDHPDIVTCPEHYRQPLNVYCLLDKKLVCGHCLTIGQHHGHPIDDLQSAYFKEKDTPQKLLEQLTDTHWTDLTHLIEKLEEQKSHSEKMVQGDKEVVLQYFKELNDTLEQKKKSFLTALCDVGNLINQEYTPQIERMKEIREQQLELMTLTTSLQEESALKFLEKVDDVRQRVEILKQRPLPEVQPVEIYPRVSQILKEEWSRTEIGQIKNVLIPKMKISPKRMPCSWSDKDEKEIEFFKILNIVVVTLISVILMSILFFNQHIITFLNEITLIWFSEASLSVYQSLSNNLHEVKNILCHIFYLLTEFMWKIVSH; encoded by the coding sequence GAAATGCACAATTTTGAGGAAGAGTTAACTTGTCCCATATGTTACAGTATTTTTGAAGATCCTCGTGTACTACCATGCTCTCATACATTTTGTAGAAATtgtttggaaaacattcttcaggcaTCTGGTAACTTTTACATATGGAGACCTTTACGAATTCCACTCAAGTGCCCTAATTGCAGAAGTATTATTGAAATTGCTCCAACTGGTATTGAATCTTTACCTGTTAATTTTGCATTAAGGGCTATTATTGAAAAATACCAGCAAGAAGACCATCCAGATATTGTCACCTGCCCTGAACATTACAGGCAACCATTAAATGTTTACTGTCTACTAGACAAAAAATTAGTTTGTGGTCATTGCCTTACCATAGGTCAACATCATGGTCATCCTATAGATGACCTTCAAAGTGCCTATTTCAAAGAAAAGGACACTCCTCAAAAACTGCTTGAACAGTTGACTGACACACACTGGACAGATCTTACCCATCTTATTGAAAAGCTGGAAGAACAAAAATCTCATTCTGAGAAGATGGTCCAAGGTGATAAGGAAGTCGTTCTCCAGTATTTTAAGGAGCTTAATGATAcattagaacagaaaaaaaaaagtttcctaacAGCTCTCTGTGATGTTGGCAATCTAATTAATCAAGAATATACTCCACAAattgaaagaatgaaggaaataagagagcAGCAGCTTGAATTAATGACACTGACAACATCTTTACAAGAAGAGTCTGCACTTAAATTTCTTGAAAAAGTTGATGATGTACGCCAGCGTGTAGAGATCTTGAAACAAAGACCACTTCCTGAGGTTCAACCTGTCGAGATTTATCCTCGAGTAAGCCAAATATTGAAAGAAGaatggagcagaacagaaatTGGACAAATTAAGAACGTTCTCATTCCCAAAATGAAAATTTCTCCAAAAAGGATGCCATGCTCCTGGTCTGATAAGGATGAAAaggaaattgaattttttaaaattttaaacattgttgTAGTTACATTAATTTCAGTGATACTGATGTCAATACTCTTTTTCAACCAACACATAATaacctttttaaatgaaatcactTTAATATGGTTTTCTGAAGCCTCTCTATCTGTTTACCAAAGTTTATCTAACAATCTGCATGAGGTAAAGAATATACTGTGtcacattttctatttgttgACGGAATTCATGTGGAAAATAGTTTCTCATTGA